From one Portunus trituberculatus isolate SZX2019 chromosome 30, ASM1759143v1, whole genome shotgun sequence genomic stretch:
- the LOC123510732 gene encoding uncharacterized protein LOC123510732: MTEDECHGNEKEDVEELYTAIFHYVFPALVVTGILTNTLNLIVLTRPLMRGRTYRWLRALACVDLSLCVLTVPVCLARGGVAPLRSAEVARYYAHFGWSLSIASQILSFYLMGMFALERFLAVCRHDLYPRSQTDAVFRGGVVSSAVFVLLLYLPTMVVGRVEAAGEGRWMPRDGYSMQEYTWYRAYAWLREIFSRLVPAILITFCNVRITLRLKHLRNIREGFGSGVPAARRERERRLVLLLFWVTTLFYIFNTPVTVYYLGFLHTQRFCGKDMSASLLIFAAVSNLLQMLGNVSNFVLYFLISPEFHKTLCNLLACRDTGRPASLKLHSGNTTTTTMLPSTAAVITAIITTANQDQSLTRPDSACRHHLPGGAAPLNGANNFSGMEARQPSPGSPA, from the exons atgACGGAGGATGAATGTCACGGAAACgagaaggaggatgtggaggaactGTACACCGCCATCTTCCACTACGTGTTCCCAGCGCTGGTGGTGACGGGCATCCTCACCAACACCCTCAACCTCATTGTCCTCACCAGGCCACTCATGAGGGGACGGACCTACAG GTGGCTCCGTGCCCTGGCGTGCGTGGACCTGTCGCTGTGCGTGCTGACGGTGCCGGTTTGCCTGGCGCGGGGCGGCGTGGCACCGCTGCGGTCCGCGGAGGTGGCGCGCTACTACGCGCACTTCGGCTGGTCGTTGAGCATCGCCTCGCAGATCCTCAGCTTCTACCTGATGGGGATGTTCGCCCTGGAGAGATTCCTGGCGGTGTGTCGCCACGACCTGTACCCGCGCAGCCAGACGGACGCCGTGTTCCGGGGCGGCGTGGTGAGCAGCGCGGTGTTCGTGTTGCTGCTGTACCTGCCCACCATGGTCGTGGGGCGCGTGGAGGCGGCGGGTGAGGGGCGATGGATGCCGCGGGACGGCTACTCCATGCAGGAGTACACGTGGTACCGCGCCTATGCCTGGCTCAGGGAAATATTCTCCCGCCTGGTGCCCGCCATCCTCATCACTTTTTGCAACGTGCGCATCACGCTGCGCCTCAAGCACCTTAGAAACATCCGCGAGGGGTTCGGCAGCGGCGTGCCTGCCGCCAGACGGGAGCGGGAGCGAcgcctggtgctgctgctgttctgggTGACCACGCTGTTCTACATCTTCAACACGCCCGTCACTGTGTACTACCTGGGCTTCCTGCACACACAGCGCTTCTGCGGCAAGGACATGTCAGCCAGCCTGCTCATCTTCGCTGCTGTCTCCAACCTGCTGCAGATGCTAGGCAACGTCTCCAACTTTGTGCTCTACTTCCTCATCAGCCCAGAGTTCCACAAGACGCTGTGCAACCTGCTGGCCTGCCGGGACACGGGGCGCCCCGCCAGCCTCAAGTTGCACTccggcaacaccaccaccaccaccatgctgccctccaccgccgccgtcatcaccgccatcatcaccacggcCAACCAAGACCAGTCTCTCACACGGCCAGACTCAGcctgccgccaccacctgcCTGGCGGCGCCGCGCCCCTCAACGGCGCCAACAACTTCTCAGGGATGGAAGCTCGCCAGCCGTCCCCAGGAAGCCCTGCGTGA